The Thermomonospora amylolytica sequence CGCCACCACCTCGATCCTCGGGCGCCCCCGGATCCTCCGAGGAGTGCTCCAACCCTCAGGTCAAGACGCTACCGTTTCCGGCGTGATCCGATGGCGTAAAGGCAGGGTGGAACGCGTTCGCCGGGAATGGCCGGGATCAGTCGAGCTGGAGGTCGCGGTCGACGGCGAGCCCGGCCGCGACGGGGAGATCGTGCGCGCGCTGGCCTATCCCGCCCTGGTCGGCCGCCCCGAGCCGGGCGACGCGGTGCTGCTCAACACCACGGCGCTGGCGCTGGGGCTGGGCACCGGCGGGTACGCCATGGTGGTCGCGGTCCCCGACCGGCTGCCGCCGGACCCGTCCGGTCCCGGGCACCTGGTCAAGGCCCGGTACACGCCGCTGCAGGCGACCGTGCTGGGCGCCGACGAGCAGGACTCCCCGCACCACGAACTGCTGCGCGACGCCGACTCCCTGGACGGGATGCCGGTGATCGTGGCTGACCTGCACTCGGCGCTGCCGCCGATCCTGGCCGGGCTGCTGGCCGCCCGTCCCGGCACCCGCGTGGTGTACGTGATGCCGGACGGGGGCGCGCTGCCGGCCTGGTTCTCGATGGCCATCGGGCAGTTGAAGGCGGCGGGCGCGCTGGCCGCCGCGGTCACGGTCGGGCAGGCGTTCGGCGGGGACCTGGAGGCGGTGACGGTCCACACCGGGCTGCTGGCGGCGCGGCTGGTGCTGGACGCCGAGGTCGTGGTGCTGGCACAGGGGCCGGGCAACCTGGGCACCGGGACCCGCTGGGGGTTCTCGGGGGTCTCGGCGGGCGAGGCGGTCA is a genomic window containing:
- a CDS encoding DUF3866 family protein, producing MIRWRKGRVERVRREWPGSVELEVAVDGEPGRDGEIVRALAYPALVGRPEPGDAVLLNTTALALGLGTGGYAMVVAVPDRLPPDPSGPGHLVKARYTPLQATVLGADEQDSPHHELLRDADSLDGMPVIVADLHSALPPILAGLLAARPGTRVVYVMPDGGALPAWFSMAIGQLKAAGALAAAVTVGQAFGGDLEAVTVHTGLLAARLVLDAEVVVLAQGPGNLGTGTRWGFSGVSAGEAVNAAAVLSGRPVASLRVSEGDKRERHVGVSHHSLTAYGRVALARAQVVVPDLPGEFGERVARQAGTLADRHELVRVPVDGLADELRTAERDWGVRLSTMGRRLDEDLAYFLAAAAAGRHTASLL